The Bryobacteraceae bacterium genome includes a window with the following:
- a CDS encoding oxidoreductase: MRRRVFVGGVMTGIAAGGAGAQPRRAREGGIPTVEFGKTGVRVSVVAQGGARMDLHPDVKTAAAHVRRMYEIGVTYFDCARSYWGGRAEEAYGIGLEGVRKNIFLTSKTMARTAGQARKDLETSLRLLKTDYLDLWQIHDIRSPEDVEKILGPGGALEFVEAAKKEGKCRFIGFTGHFDPEAHVACMKAYSGWDTVMMPLHAADHAYLSFEKEALPLAQKLGLGVQAIKVFGKAFLLRSLNATECLRYVLSLPGMHVAVCGAGTAGQMEDNIRTARTMTKMTGEELADVRRRAAAGAGVYTGPVLEYWKRKA; the protein is encoded by the coding sequence ATGAGACGCAGAGTGTTCGTTGGCGGAGTGATGACAGGGATCGCCGCCGGTGGCGCGGGCGCGCAACCGCGGCGCGCCAGAGAAGGCGGCATTCCCACGGTGGAGTTCGGAAAGACTGGCGTGCGCGTCAGCGTCGTTGCGCAGGGCGGCGCGCGCATGGATCTGCACCCCGATGTAAAAACGGCAGCCGCTCATGTGCGCCGGATGTACGAGATCGGCGTGACGTATTTTGACTGCGCCCGCAGCTACTGGGGAGGACGCGCGGAGGAAGCCTACGGCATCGGGCTGGAGGGCGTGCGGAAGAACATCTTTCTCACGAGCAAAACCATGGCGCGCACCGCCGGGCAGGCGCGGAAGGACCTGGAGACCTCGCTGCGCCTGCTGAAGACGGACTATCTGGATCTCTGGCAGATCCACGACATCCGCTCCCCGGAAGACGTCGAGAAGATCCTCGGGCCGGGCGGGGCGCTGGAATTCGTCGAGGCCGCGAAAAAGGAAGGCAAGTGCCGCTTCATCGGCTTCACCGGGCACTTCGACCCGGAGGCGCACGTCGCCTGCATGAAAGCTTACAGCGGCTGGGACACGGTGATGATGCCGCTGCACGCAGCCGATCACGCCTATCTCAGCTTTGAAAAAGAAGCGCTGCCGCTGGCGCAGAAACTGGGGCTTGGCGTGCAGGCGATCAAGGTGTTCGGCAAGGCGTTCCTGTTGCGGTCGCTGAACGCCACCGAGTGCCTGCGCTATGTGCTGAGCCTGCCGGGCATGCACGTGGCCGTGTGCGGGGCGGGCACCGCGGGTCAGATGGAAGACAACATCCGCACGGCGCGCACGATGACGAAGATGACGGGCGAAGAGCTGGCCGACGTCCGCCGGCGCGCCGCCGCCGGCGCGGGCGTCTACACCGGGCCGGTGCTCGAGTACTGGAAGAGGAAGGCGTGA
- the rarA gene encoding ATPase AAA, with the protein MSLFEFETPREEERLDESRPLAERMRPERLEDFVGQEHILGAGKPLRVQIETDRLTSLILWGPPGTGKTTLARLIARTTKCAFVPFSAVLSGIKEIREVMAAAEKHRRQGLRTVLFVDEIHRFNKAQQDAFLPYVERGDIILIGATTENPSFEVVPALLSRSKVYALRPLTVEETVTLLERALPVVGKTAARELLEQIAVYAGGDARRAYNILEIAAAASAGAELDRAAVEDAIQRKTLLYDKSGEEHFNLISALHKSVRSSDPDAALYWLARMLEGGEDRLYIARRLVRMAIEDIGLADPRAVEQAVACWQTVHFLGEPEGDQALAQAAIYLAVAPKSDAAYRALNEAREAARQKPVDPVPMQLRNAPTRAMKEWGYGAGYEHAHQQEEGLTAMECLPEWLAGRRFYEPTDRGVEQRIRERLEAVRKWKEARRGGGPSGDS; encoded by the coding sequence ATGAGCCTGTTCGAGTTTGAGACGCCGCGCGAAGAGGAGCGCCTCGACGAAAGCCGTCCGCTGGCCGAGCGCATGCGCCCGGAGCGGCTGGAAGATTTCGTCGGGCAGGAGCACATTCTCGGAGCGGGCAAGCCGCTGCGGGTGCAGATTGAGACGGACCGGCTGACGTCGCTGATTCTGTGGGGACCGCCGGGAACGGGCAAGACGACGCTGGCGCGGCTGATCGCGCGGACGACGAAGTGCGCGTTCGTTCCCTTCAGCGCCGTGCTGAGCGGCATCAAGGAAATCAGGGAGGTGATGGCGGCGGCGGAGAAGCACCGGCGGCAGGGGCTGCGCACGGTGCTCTTCGTCGACGAGATTCACCGCTTCAACAAGGCGCAGCAGGACGCGTTTCTGCCTTACGTTGAGCGCGGCGACATCATTCTGATCGGCGCCACGACGGAGAACCCATCGTTTGAAGTGGTGCCCGCTCTGCTGTCCCGGTCGAAGGTGTACGCGCTGCGCCCGCTGACCGTCGAGGAGACGGTGACGCTGCTGGAGCGGGCGCTGCCGGTGGTGGGCAAGACGGCGGCGCGCGAGCTGCTCGAACAGATCGCCGTGTACGCCGGAGGAGACGCGCGGCGCGCCTACAACATTCTCGAGATCGCCGCCGCGGCGAGCGCGGGCGCGGAGCTTGACCGCGCCGCCGTCGAGGACGCCATTCAGCGCAAGACGCTGCTCTATGACAAGAGCGGCGAGGAGCACTTCAATCTGATTTCGGCGCTGCACAAGAGCGTGCGGTCGTCCGATCCGGACGCGGCGCTGTACTGGCTGGCGCGGATGCTCGAAGGCGGCGAGGACCGGCTCTACATTGCGCGGAGGCTGGTGCGCATGGCGATCGAGGACATCGGACTGGCCGATCCGCGCGCCGTGGAGCAGGCGGTAGCCTGCTGGCAGACGGTGCACTTTCTGGGCGAGCCGGAGGGCGATCAGGCGCTGGCGCAGGCGGCCATTTACCTCGCCGTGGCGCCAAAGTCCGATGCCGCCTACCGCGCGCTGAATGAAGCCCGCGAGGCGGCGCGGCAGAAGCCCGTGGACCCGGTGCCGATGCAGCTGCGCAACGCGCCCACGCGCGCGATGAAAGAGTGGGGCTACGGCGCAGGCTACGAGCACGCGCATCAGCAGGAAGAAGGCCTCACGGCAATGGAATGCCTGCCCGAGTGGCTCGCGGGACGCCGGTTTTACGAGCCGACAGACCGCGGCGTCGAACAGCGCATCCGCGAGCGGCTGGAGGCGGTGCGGAAGTGGAAGGAAGCACGCCGGGGCGGGGGCCCGTCTGGCGATTCGTGA
- a CDS encoding tRNA/rRNA methyltransferase SpoU: MSRASAIQSPHNPLLKEIRRALARDGLTRAGLCVAEGFHLLEEALRSGLRVETVLATEAAAAQALALIGREAKVRVAIAGERVFAAVSATEQAQGVLALAEPPRWREEELFARPGPVVVLDRLQDPGNAGAIARAAEAFGAAGLVWVKGTVARWNPKTLRASAGSLFRLPVIDAEDAASALALFARRAFAVRTAVPRDGVPLWEADWRVPCALVIGNEAHGAGEEWMRAGEPVRIPTAGVESLNAAAAAAVILYEAMRQREAP; encoded by the coding sequence ATGAGCCGCGCTTCCGCCATTCAGAGCCCGCACAACCCTCTGCTCAAGGAGATCCGGCGCGCCCTGGCCCGCGACGGTCTGACGCGCGCGGGGCTGTGCGTGGCCGAGGGCTTCCATCTGCTGGAAGAGGCTCTCCGCAGCGGGCTGCGCGTGGAGACCGTCCTGGCGACGGAAGCGGCCGCCGCGCAGGCGCTCGCGCTGATCGGACGCGAGGCGAAGGTGCGGGTCGCCATCGCCGGGGAACGCGTGTTTGCGGCCGTTTCGGCCACCGAACAGGCGCAGGGCGTGCTGGCGCTGGCCGAACCGCCGCGCTGGCGGGAGGAAGAGCTGTTCGCGCGCCCGGGGCCGGTGGTCGTGCTCGACCGGCTGCAGGATCCGGGCAACGCGGGCGCGATCGCGCGCGCGGCGGAAGCGTTCGGCGCCGCGGGCCTCGTGTGGGTGAAAGGCACCGTGGCGCGGTGGAATCCGAAGACGCTGCGGGCCAGCGCCGGGTCGCTGTTCCGGCTGCCCGTGATCGATGCGGAAGACGCAGCTTCCGCGCTGGCTCTGTTCGCCCGGCGCGCGTTCGCCGTGAGAACCGCCGTGCCGAGGGATGGCGTCCCGCTGTGGGAAGCCGACTGGCGCGTCCCGTGCGCTCTGGTGATCGGCAATGAGGCGCATGGCGCGGGCGAGGAGTGGATGCGGGCAGGCGAACCGGTGCGCATTCCGACTGCGGGCGTCGAGAGCCTGAACGCGGCAGCCGCGGCTGCAGTGATCCTCTATGAAGCCATGCGGCAGAGGGAAGCGCCATGA
- a CDS encoding oxidoreductase, with product MTTINRRQLFAAGAAAAAAGTRATAQGSGIPTRPLGRTGVHVSILGLGGHHQARPKDENESIRLVHAAVDAGITFMDNAWDYHNGRAEEVMGKALAMDGYRKRVFLMTKVCARDYEGAMKHLEDSLRRLRTDVIDLWQFHECNYYNDPEFLMEKGGLRAALEAKKQGKVRFLGFTGHKHPRIHRKMLALDFPWDACQMPINIMDHSFESFRHEVAPECERRGIGVIGMKGCGGDGRMLSDGVVTVEECYRYFLSQPVSVQVVGLASMEDLNRAVAIARNFQPLTMGELSALLKRVHEVSGDGRYELFKTTQRFDAGLHRQQHGFS from the coding sequence ATGACGACGATCAACCGGAGACAACTGTTTGCCGCAGGCGCTGCAGCGGCGGCCGCGGGAACGCGGGCAACGGCTCAGGGCAGCGGGATTCCCACGCGGCCGCTGGGCAGGACGGGCGTTCATGTTTCCATCCTGGGCCTCGGCGGGCACCATCAGGCCCGGCCGAAAGACGAAAACGAATCGATCCGGCTGGTGCACGCGGCCGTGGACGCGGGCATCACGTTCATGGACAACGCGTGGGACTATCACAACGGCCGCGCGGAAGAAGTGATGGGCAAGGCGCTGGCCATGGACGGCTACCGCAAGCGCGTGTTCCTGATGACCAAGGTCTGCGCCCGGGACTATGAAGGCGCGATGAAGCATCTGGAGGACAGCCTGCGGCGGCTGCGGACGGACGTCATCGACCTGTGGCAATTCCACGAGTGCAATTATTACAACGACCCGGAATTTCTGATGGAAAAAGGCGGATTACGGGCCGCTCTGGAGGCGAAAAAGCAGGGGAAAGTCCGCTTTCTCGGATTTACCGGCCACAAGCACCCGCGCATTCACCGCAAGATGCTGGCGCTGGATTTTCCCTGGGACGCCTGCCAGATGCCGATCAACATCATGGACCACAGCTTCGAGAGCTTCCGGCATGAAGTGGCGCCGGAGTGCGAGAGGCGCGGCATCGGCGTCATCGGCATGAAAGGTTGCGGCGGCGACGGGCGGATGCTGTCCGACGGAGTGGTGACGGTGGAAGAATGCTACCGCTATTTCCTGTCGCAGCCGGTCAGCGTGCAGGTGGTCGGATTGGCTTCGATGGAAGATCTGAACAGGGCGGTGGCGATTGCGCGGAATTTCCAGCCGCTGACGATGGGGGAGCTGTCGGCGCTGCTGAAGCGCGTGCATGAAGTGAGCGGCGACGGCCGCTACGAGCTGTTCAAGACAACGCAGCGCTTCGACGCCGGGCTGCACCGTCAGCAGCACGGATTCTCATAA